One genomic segment of Vibrio penaeicida includes these proteins:
- a CDS encoding condensation domain-containing protein produces the protein MTSNKHHLQEKSGRGNAVTEFEERVWMHHQQNEDGTSQYSAAYHLTGKTNIGRLVSSLSKLPQFVPSLNVCYQFDEDAGLLKLEGKAGSQSINIEAVDSVQDAISHLQGKQSTPIVLEIQSPIQFTVYICEESEVVLGVISNQILNGEVSWKEIFEVLSSLYNHGLSAIDNLSQTPHRLGYTPLSKLHDLSESRLPWIKRPTQGIDLVQTGVSEDVSSYLQAPVPRKFSTSIQRNSYEKRFGRTMSEVEILAATAVLFARYVSESNGLESLDVFVPADISQKDREISGSMIESGLTHLTLGDVNVDLGQAIAEVVAPLNSERPSAACYDTFSESAALVTWLVDPANHISMEDVEAKKLPIAPLHPKFEISLGVGIDQQGELGFELVTGSTVSPHIGAYLFEQFIAYIDGERVAKPVVEVQSILSKDELKPVIKQTRSISDVILSEFREALASDNMTKDDDFFDFGGHSLIATRVIGRLLTNHGIEVHINDLFSHPTATELARHAKSDDSIESATEAETTKTSYVELILAEFREALASDTMTAEDDFFDFGGHSLIATRVIGKLLTNHGIEVHINDLFSNPTAEELAKLAKGDDEIDSIETTAVRADTKKRSNVELILAEFKEALAFDSMVATDDFFDCGGHSLIATRVIGRLLTNYNLEVNINDLFSYPTAQSLAEHAVSCSSAQEEGQGASSQVGSSSAPLSLAQNSLWKAITKYSKFGLDNIFNLPFALRFLDEVDEVVFGEAYRDILVRHTGLRTQFFNNNGNPIQTVVDAKDIDNYKWFWTSDECESEDRDEFLKQEASYAFDLENDLPIRMRFIRCKESGLQFLSILFHHIVLDEWSVNLMMDELVHAYKQRLQGKSPVWRSEPLPFHEFARQQRGSDVNQKHLDYWLNNLKDVPWATPIFPKDHPLSNTAETSVGEGGWVEIQIEKEVREGLYALAKSQRASLFNVVYASIATSLHFLGAPEKLIVGTPSAGRLDAEYFDTIGYFTTIVVHLVKFADVKTVAELIAQVKNNINESMSYTDIPIDLIEEGLVEGEPDVDGHMFEVFIQLHAKNKFNGALELPNGDRLDFQQVDPDKSESGLGLQFEVMEEVVNGEQVLRVMMSYMSNNYSSAQVELLSDTVSSLFAEFAKSAKGDQSLEAIKGRVIESEMV, from the coding sequence ATGACAAGTAACAAGCACCACTTGCAGGAAAAGAGTGGGCGTGGCAACGCAGTAACAGAATTTGAAGAACGAGTATGGATGCACCATCAACAGAATGAAGATGGAACAAGTCAATACTCTGCGGCTTATCATCTCACCGGAAAAACCAATATAGGTAGGTTGGTTTCTTCATTAAGTAAACTCCCCCAGTTTGTACCGTCCCTTAATGTTTGCTATCAATTTGATGAAGACGCTGGATTACTGAAACTAGAAGGCAAGGCGGGTTCGCAATCCATCAATATCGAAGCGGTTGACTCCGTTCAAGATGCGATTTCTCATCTTCAAGGTAAACAATCCACTCCAATAGTTCTGGAAATTCAGTCACCAATCCAATTCACCGTGTATATCTGTGAAGAAAGTGAGGTCGTACTGGGCGTAATTTCAAACCAAATATTGAACGGGGAAGTGTCTTGGAAAGAAATTTTCGAGGTACTGAGTTCTTTATACAATCATGGTCTTTCGGCCATTGATAACTTAAGCCAGACACCGCACCGACTGGGTTATACTCCTTTATCAAAATTGCACGATCTTTCAGAATCTCGTTTGCCATGGATTAAGCGCCCCACGCAAGGTATTGATCTGGTGCAAACGGGTGTCAGTGAGGATGTTTCGTCTTATCTACAAGCACCAGTACCAAGAAAATTTTCAACGTCGATTCAAAGAAATAGCTACGAAAAACGTTTTGGAAGAACGATGAGTGAGGTAGAAATCCTTGCTGCAACAGCGGTTCTTTTTGCTCGCTATGTTTCAGAATCTAATGGGTTAGAGAGCTTGGATGTGTTTGTCCCAGCGGACATTAGCCAAAAAGATCGCGAGATCAGCGGGTCCATGATTGAATCGGGTCTAACACACTTGACGTTAGGCGATGTCAACGTTGATCTTGGTCAAGCGATTGCGGAAGTCGTGGCACCCCTAAATTCTGAACGTCCATCCGCTGCTTGCTATGACACATTTTCTGAATCTGCAGCCCTGGTGACGTGGCTTGTTGACCCAGCAAACCACATTTCGATGGAAGATGTCGAAGCGAAAAAGCTGCCAATTGCTCCGCTTCATCCTAAATTTGAAATTTCTTTGGGGGTAGGCATTGATCAACAAGGTGAACTTGGTTTTGAGCTTGTGACTGGTTCGACCGTCTCTCCTCACATCGGTGCGTACTTGTTCGAGCAATTCATCGCATACATTGATGGTGAAAGAGTGGCTAAGCCAGTTGTAGAGGTGCAGAGCATACTTTCAAAAGACGAGCTGAAGCCAGTTATTAAGCAAACTCGTTCCATTTCTGATGTGATTCTATCCGAGTTCCGAGAGGCTCTAGCTTCCGATAACATGACCAAAGACGATGACTTCTTTGACTTTGGCGGGCACTCGCTGATTGCGACCAGAGTTATTGGTCGCCTGCTAACGAATCATGGAATTGAAGTTCATATTAACGATTTGTTCAGTCACCCAACGGCTACAGAATTAGCAAGGCACGCTAAGAGCGACGATAGTATTGAGTCGGCAACGGAAGCTGAAACAACGAAAACCTCCTATGTCGAACTCATTTTGGCAGAATTCCGAGAAGCCTTGGCTTCGGACACAATGACAGCAGAAGATGACTTCTTTGATTTTGGTGGGCATTCATTGATTGCAACCAGAGTGATAGGAAAATTGCTGACAAACCATGGAATAGAAGTCCATATTAACGATTTGTTCAGCAACCCGACAGCGGAAGAATTAGCAAAACTTGCCAAGGGTGACGATGAGATTGATTCGATAGAGACAACTGCAGTACGAGCTGACACGAAGAAAAGATCCAATGTTGAGCTCATTTTGGCGGAATTTAAAGAAGCGTTGGCTTTTGATTCAATGGTAGCGACAGATGATTTCTTCGATTGTGGTGGGCACTCGTTGATCGCAACTCGAGTCATTGGTCGCTTACTGACAAATTATAATCTAGAGGTCAATATTAATGACCTGTTCAGCTACCCAACAGCGCAATCATTGGCTGAACATGCAGTGTCTTGTTCATCAGCGCAGGAGGAAGGTCAAGGTGCTAGTTCTCAGGTGGGCTCGTCCAGTGCACCACTGTCGCTTGCTCAAAATTCATTATGGAAAGCGATCACCAAGTACTCCAAATTCGGTTTAGACAATATTTTCAATTTACCATTCGCACTGCGTTTCCTAGACGAAGTTGATGAGGTGGTATTTGGAGAAGCATACCGAGATATTCTTGTTCGCCACACGGGGTTAAGGACTCAGTTTTTTAATAACAATGGCAACCCCATTCAGACCGTGGTTGATGCTAAAGACATCGACAATTACAAGTGGTTCTGGACGTCAGATGAATGTGAGAGTGAAGACAGAGACGAATTTCTCAAACAAGAGGCAAGTTATGCCTTCGATTTAGAGAATGATCTACCTATCAGAATGCGCTTCATTCGCTGCAAAGAGTCTGGTTTGCAATTTCTATCCATCTTATTCCACCACATTGTTCTAGACGAATGGTCAGTAAACTTGATGATGGATGAGCTGGTACACGCCTACAAACAGCGTTTGCAAGGTAAGTCTCCAGTTTGGAGAAGCGAACCGCTGCCATTCCATGAGTTTGCTCGTCAACAGAGAGGTTCGGATGTCAACCAGAAGCATTTGGATTACTGGCTGAACAATCTGAAAGATGTGCCTTGGGCGACACCTATTTTCCCAAAGGATCATCCTTTGAGTAATACAGCTGAAACGTCTGTTGGAGAAGGCGGCTGGGTTGAAATTCAAATTGAAAAAGAGGTAAGGGAAGGGCTGTATGCACTTGCTAAATCTCAACGTGCGTCTTTATTTAACGTTGTCTATGCGTCAATTGCGACGTCTTTGCACTTTTTAGGTGCACCAGAAAAACTCATTGTAGGTACGCCATCGGCTGGGCGACTGGATGCAGAGTACTTTGATACCATTGGATATTTCACCACTATTGTGGTGCATTTGGTTAAGTTTGCTGACGTTAAGACAGTCGCGGAACTGATCGCCCAAGTGAAAAACAATATCAATGAGTCCATGTCCTACACAGACATTCCTATCGACCTTATCGAAGAGGGGCTTGTTGAAGGTGAACCAGATGTTGATGGCCACATGTTCGAAGTGTTCATTCAGCTTCATGCTAAAAACAAGTTTAATGGTGCTCTTGAACTGCCAAATGGCGATCGACTAGATTTCCAGCAAGTTGATCCGGATAAAAGTGAATCTGGTTTAGGTCTGCAATTTGAAGTGATGGAAGAAGTGGTTAACGGCGAACAAGTTCTGCGTGTAATGATGAGTTACATGTCAAATAACTACAGTTCAGCTCAGGTTGAACTTTTGTCTGACACAGTAAGCTCTCTGTTTGCTGAGTTTGCGAAATCCGCAAAAGGTGACCAATCGCTTGAAGCCATCAAAGGACGAGTTATCGAATCAGAGATGGTGTAA
- a CDS encoding ABC transporter ATP-binding protein, with amino-acid sequence MIQTTASPLNTLSRLKGENLKLAYENRVICEDLELCIPDGKFTVIVGPNGCGKSTLLRSLCRLLKPSEGQVCLDGKNIQKVPAKELARELGLLPQSSQAPDGIRVVDLVARGRYPHQKLFKQWSPDDQEAVYQAMEDTGVTELAERQVDELSGGQKQRVWIAMVLAQKTPIVLLDEPTTFLDVAHQIDLLELFRSLNREKNHTIVAVLHDLNQACRYADHLIAFTGGEIVAQGEPKSLIDAALVKQVFGLDSVIIDDPVSHTPLIVPLGK; translated from the coding sequence ATGATCCAAACCACTGCATCGCCATTAAATACGTTGTCTCGGCTAAAAGGCGAGAACCTCAAACTTGCCTATGAAAATCGAGTTATTTGCGAAGACCTGGAACTCTGCATTCCAGATGGAAAATTTACCGTGATTGTCGGACCGAATGGATGCGGCAAATCGACATTGCTTAGAAGCTTATGCAGATTGCTCAAACCTTCAGAAGGGCAAGTTTGCCTAGATGGAAAAAACATACAGAAAGTACCGGCAAAAGAGTTAGCTAGAGAATTAGGCTTGCTGCCTCAAAGCTCACAAGCGCCAGATGGTATTCGAGTGGTGGATTTGGTGGCACGTGGTCGATACCCACACCAAAAGTTATTCAAGCAGTGGAGCCCTGACGATCAAGAAGCCGTCTATCAAGCCATGGAGGATACAGGTGTAACCGAATTGGCAGAAAGGCAAGTGGATGAGCTTTCAGGTGGTCAGAAACAACGTGTTTGGATTGCCATGGTGTTGGCACAGAAAACGCCCATCGTATTACTCGATGAACCAACCACATTTCTAGACGTGGCGCACCAGATCGACCTTTTAGAGTTATTCAGAAGCCTCAACAGAGAGAAAAACCACACGATTGTTGCTGTTCTGCATGACTTGAACCAAGCCTGCCGATATGCGGATCATTTGATTGCGTTTACTGGTGGAGAAATCGTTGCACAGGGTGAACCCAAATCCTTAATAGATGCTGCGTTAGTAAAACAAGTTTTTGGTTTAGATAGCGTTATTATTGATGACCCAGTAAGTCATACTCCATTGATTGTACCCCTTGGGAAGTAA
- a CDS encoding 4'-phosphopantetheinyl transferase family protein, which translates to MSFLSELEVRTLGPQKIWQRRFDVKAYTDLAPQALNIVLPKEMARAVPKRKAEFVAGRTVAREALQSVGCNCAELPIGEHRAPIWPKGWIGSISHTDDMALATVGLTSEVSMLGLDVENLIEDTQVDSLMPMFVSPIELELLPATKLSRQAFATLVFSAKESVFKAIYPYVKTYLEFTDSILIGIDMVRREAHFKLCAQGEAEFGQALELCVYFHFEGSKVYTLVCDHRKHRLIR; encoded by the coding sequence ATGTCTTTTCTATCTGAACTGGAAGTTCGCACACTCGGTCCACAAAAGATCTGGCAACGTCGGTTTGATGTAAAAGCGTACACTGATCTTGCTCCCCAAGCACTGAACATTGTGTTACCCAAAGAAATGGCGCGCGCCGTACCAAAACGTAAAGCGGAGTTTGTGGCAGGAAGAACCGTTGCGCGAGAAGCACTTCAAAGTGTGGGCTGCAATTGTGCCGAATTACCCATTGGGGAACATCGAGCCCCCATTTGGCCAAAAGGCTGGATAGGAAGTATTTCGCATACCGATGACATGGCGCTAGCGACGGTAGGTTTAACGAGTGAAGTGAGCATGCTGGGGTTAGATGTGGAAAACCTGATTGAAGACACTCAAGTGGACTCACTTATGCCAATGTTTGTTAGCCCCATAGAGCTTGAACTGTTACCCGCGACAAAGTTGTCACGTCAGGCATTTGCAACATTGGTATTCTCGGCAAAAGAGAGCGTTTTTAAAGCCATTTACCCTTATGTGAAGACTTACCTAGAGTTTACTGATTCTATACTTATCGGTATTGATATGGTCAGAAGGGAAGCACACTTTAAGTTGTGCGCACAAGGCGAAGCCGAATTTGGGCAAGCATTAGAATTGTGTGTGTATTTCCATTTTGAAGGCAGTAAAGTTTATACCCTCGTATGTGATCATAGAAAACATCGATTGATTCGATAG
- a CDS encoding FecCD family ABC transporter permease — translation MILPNSLSRQPSHDCVWRIGDYSVSYQPLHIMVASVLLFIIFTLSAYSMTLGKFNISMIQVVDAIVGVGEGGVKERVILNIRLPKVLTAVFVGAALGISGAVFQSVSRNALGSPDVIGFTTGAATGAIVQIVLFEQGALEVAIAAIAGGILTAIIVYLLAVKAGVVGGYRLILTGIGIGSILSALNGLMLVKGSLDSSMTANLWLAGSLHARTWIHVYPVLLGVCLLLPVMMILKRSLSMIEMGDDIATQLGIRVERVRLSMIFFAVVLAALATGAAGPIAFIALATPQLVCRLRQSQALSLFSSALMGALLVLAADILIQWLPFQASVPIGRMTGIVGGIYLIWLLTRSRQF, via the coding sequence ATGATTCTTCCAAACTCTCTTTCTCGTCAGCCAAGTCATGACTGTGTTTGGCGTATTGGTGATTACTCTGTTTCTTATCAGCCGCTGCATATCATGGTTGCTTCAGTGCTTCTGTTTATCATTTTTACACTTTCTGCTTATTCGATGACGTTGGGTAAATTTAATATCTCCATGATTCAAGTTGTCGACGCAATAGTGGGAGTGGGAGAAGGTGGTGTCAAAGAGCGAGTGATACTCAATATAAGATTACCGAAAGTACTAACCGCCGTTTTTGTAGGGGCGGCGTTGGGAATATCTGGGGCTGTTTTCCAGTCGGTTTCTAGAAATGCACTTGGTTCACCAGATGTCATTGGCTTTACAACCGGTGCAGCGACAGGGGCAATTGTACAGATTGTTTTGTTTGAACAAGGAGCGCTAGAAGTCGCGATAGCGGCAATCGCTGGTGGTATTTTGACGGCGATCATTGTGTATCTCTTGGCGGTAAAAGCAGGGGTGGTTGGAGGCTATCGCTTAATACTGACTGGGATTGGCATTGGGTCTATTTTAAGTGCGCTGAATGGTTTGATGCTTGTGAAGGGGAGTCTCGACAGCTCAATGACGGCTAACCTTTGGCTTGCGGGGTCTTTGCATGCAAGGACATGGATACATGTATATCCTGTGCTCCTCGGTGTGTGTTTGCTGTTGCCTGTCATGATGATTCTGAAGCGTTCATTGTCCATGATTGAGATGGGAGATGATATCGCTACTCAGCTGGGTATTCGAGTCGAACGTGTGCGCCTTTCGATGATTTTCTTTGCAGTGGTCTTAGCTGCGCTTGCAACGGGAGCTGCTGGTCCTATTGCGTTTATTGCTCTTGCCACCCCTCAACTAGTCTGTAGGCTAAGGCAGTCACAAGCATTGTCATTATTCTCCTCAGCACTTATGGGGGCATTACTTGTCTTGGCAGCGGATATATTGATTCAGTGGCTGCCATTTCAAGCCAGTGTACCCATAGGTCGAATGACGGGCATCGTAGGTGGTATCTACTTGATTTGGTTACTAACTCGGTCTCGCCAGTTTTAG
- a CDS encoding GNAT family N-acetyltransferase — protein sequence MDINIRPTELKDVDALCEIYTQPKAHRETLQLPLPSPQMWHNRISNIPEHVYTYVAEVDGKVVGNIGFEHMQRPRLKHVGRFGLGIHDDYHGMGVGSKLLETVIHLADKWLNLRRIELDVNCDNEAALALYKKFGFKVEGEAVDGAFRDGEFVNVLHMARINPSHKN from the coding sequence ATGGACATTAATATCCGACCGACAGAATTAAAAGACGTAGACGCATTGTGCGAGATTTACACACAGCCGAAAGCGCACAGAGAAACCCTACAGCTCCCTTTACCTTCACCTCAAATGTGGCATAACCGAATTAGTAACATTCCGGAACACGTATACACGTATGTGGCGGAAGTTGATGGGAAAGTCGTTGGCAATATTGGCTTTGAGCACATGCAGCGACCTCGATTAAAGCATGTAGGTCGATTCGGGCTAGGTATTCATGATGATTATCATGGCATGGGTGTTGGCAGTAAATTGCTTGAAACCGTTATTCATCTGGCCGACAAATGGCTGAACCTGAGACGAATAGAGTTGGATGTAAACTGCGATAATGAGGCTGCGTTGGCTTTGTATAAGAAGTTTGGTTTCAAAGTGGAGGGTGAAGCGGTCGATGGTGCATTTCGAGACGGCGAATTTGTCAATGTTCTTCATATGGCTCGAATCAACCCAAGCCACAAAAATTAG
- a CDS encoding endonuclease/exonuclease/phosphatase family protein, whose protein sequence is MNRAFKIATFNLFNFIEPPNAFYEFDNIYTVSEWKKKCIWTANQLFSIQADLVGFQEIFSSQPLEKICHSSGLMNFTTVEQPHVESDYVHFKPVTGLASKHPIVQSKGLTIDKQTRHALGLPATFNYSRMPLHAVIKTPTLGTIDVVVVHLKSQRPMDVENPENHYSRYSDEFIGSLKSSQQRNEEAMALRHQLRQIKSQFDRPMILMGDMNQNLTSPSIQCLVEPLLKEHTQVEKNKLYLSDSWQLSSPTSIRTPSHYYGDQGNTLDYILLSQEFTSCLIQHKTLDKHLVQPNYDEDSMSSDHGIVVASIN, encoded by the coding sequence ATGAATCGAGCGTTCAAAATCGCTACATTTAATTTATTCAACTTCATCGAACCGCCTAACGCGTTCTACGAATTCGATAACATTTACACTGTCTCAGAGTGGAAGAAAAAGTGTATTTGGACCGCTAACCAACTTTTTTCCATCCAAGCTGACCTCGTTGGCTTTCAAGAAATTTTTAGCTCACAACCACTGGAAAAAATCTGTCACTCATCCGGTCTGATGAACTTCACGACAGTGGAGCAACCTCATGTTGAAAGTGATTATGTCCATTTCAAGCCAGTGACTGGACTGGCGTCAAAGCACCCTATCGTACAGAGCAAAGGCTTAACGATAGATAAGCAAACACGACATGCCTTGGGTTTACCCGCAACATTCAACTATTCTCGAATGCCACTTCACGCTGTGATAAAAACACCAACGCTTGGAACGATCGATGTGGTTGTGGTTCATTTGAAATCTCAGCGCCCAATGGACGTAGAAAACCCAGAAAACCATTACTCTCGCTACTCAGATGAATTTATTGGATCATTAAAATCCAGCCAACAACGAAACGAAGAAGCCATGGCTTTGCGCCACCAGTTGAGACAGATTAAATCTCAGTTTGACCGTCCTATGATTTTAATGGGCGATATGAATCAGAACCTGACCAGCCCATCGATACAATGTTTGGTCGAGCCGCTACTAAAAGAACATACTCAGGTAGAAAAAAATAAGCTCTACCTTTCTGATAGCTGGCAGCTTTCTTCACCAACATCTATCAGAACACCGTCACATTATTATGGTGACCAAGGAAATACTCTTGATTATATTCTGCTATCTCAGGAGTTCACTTCTTGTTTAATCCAGCATAAAACTCTCGATAAGCATCTTGTCCAGCCAAATTATGATGAAGATTCGATGAGCAGCGATCATGGCATTGTTGTTGCTTCAATTAATTAA
- a CDS encoding patatin-like phospholipase family protein — MTAQQNISGNRALIVEGGAMRGIFASGVLDAFLIDNFQPYDFAIGVSAGASNLIGYLSKYPKRSQRVIVELATQKRFFNPTRFVRGGDLVDVKWLWEQANSLYPINEETLFSAIPMFAAVTNAITGNADYYRVKPSNIAHVMEATSALPIAYRTTPCFSGGCYTDGGVADSIPVREAYRRGARDITVILSHPLSYTMPEMKFPRLMDQLLKRYPNMAEAMKQRAQNYNESLDFIRNPPKGCVVRVIAPDEQFKVGRFTMKQSALMSGYEKGVGAGRTHMERLSGTYGLTEEDCHFCV; from the coding sequence ATGACAGCACAACAAAACATATCAGGTAATCGAGCCCTTATTGTTGAAGGCGGCGCGATGCGCGGCATATTTGCAAGTGGCGTTTTGGATGCTTTTCTTATCGATAATTTTCAACCGTATGATTTTGCCATCGGCGTCTCAGCTGGTGCATCCAATCTTATTGGGTATCTTTCTAAATACCCAAAGCGCAGCCAAAGAGTGATTGTGGAATTGGCTACGCAGAAGCGATTTTTCAATCCGACTCGATTCGTTCGAGGAGGTGATTTGGTGGATGTTAAGTGGCTGTGGGAGCAGGCGAATTCACTTTACCCCATCAACGAAGAAACGTTATTTTCTGCCATTCCAATGTTCGCTGCCGTCACCAATGCCATTACGGGTAATGCCGATTATTACAGAGTGAAGCCCAGTAATATCGCGCATGTTATGGAAGCAACTTCAGCACTGCCGATTGCCTATCGAACAACGCCGTGCTTTTCTGGAGGGTGTTATACCGATGGTGGTGTCGCGGATTCTATCCCTGTTAGAGAAGCGTATAGGCGTGGAGCGCGTGATATTACGGTTATTTTGTCGCACCCTTTGTCGTACACCATGCCTGAAATGAAATTCCCTCGATTGATGGATCAACTGCTGAAACGCTATCCCAATATGGCAGAAGCGATGAAGCAACGCGCTCAAAACTATAATGAGTCGCTAGATTTTATTCGAAACCCTCCTAAAGGTTGTGTTGTTAGGGTCATCGCACCTGATGAGCAATTCAAAGTGGGGCGATTTACCATGAAGCAAAGCGCATTGATGTCTGGGTACGAGAAAGGTGTTGGTGCTGGAAGAACCCATATGGAAAGACTATCGGGTACTTATGGGCTGACAGAAGAGGACTGTCATTTCTGTGTGTAA
- a CDS encoding ABC transporter substrate-binding protein: MKFKMTALALLSLSTASTAYAEECGDVAIADMNWNSASLIANIDRFILEHGYGCDAELVPGDTMPTGTSMIEKGQPDVAPELWSNSLKTALDKGVEEGRLRYAGKALVDGGEEGFWVPSYLVKKYPELATIEGVKKHAKLFEHPEDPDSSAFYTCPAGWNCQISSGHLFNALGLDKAKFSIVDPGSGAGLSGSIAKAYEREEGWFGYYWAPTAILGKYDMVKVDFGSGVDKDEFVNCTTSEECADPKVTMYPPSPVHTVTTEEFASRAPAAYEYFTKRGFTNADMNRLLAWMEDNQADSEEAMTHFLEEYPQIWHSWVSKEVVAKVEKAL, translated from the coding sequence ATGAAATTTAAAATGACCGCACTAGCGTTATTGTCTTTAAGTACTGCATCCACAGCTTACGCTGAAGAGTGTGGAGATGTCGCTATTGCCGATATGAATTGGAACTCTGCGAGTCTTATCGCCAATATCGACCGCTTCATTCTGGAGCATGGTTACGGATGTGATGCAGAGCTCGTACCTGGTGACACAATGCCAACAGGTACATCTATGATCGAGAAAGGTCAGCCGGATGTTGCGCCAGAACTTTGGAGTAACAGCCTAAAAACAGCTCTGGATAAAGGGGTAGAAGAAGGGCGTTTGCGTTATGCCGGTAAAGCACTCGTGGACGGTGGTGAAGAAGGGTTTTGGGTTCCATCTTACCTGGTGAAGAAATACCCAGAATTGGCAACAATCGAAGGTGTGAAAAAGCACGCGAAATTGTTTGAACACCCAGAAGATCCAGACAGCTCGGCATTTTACACTTGTCCAGCCGGTTGGAACTGCCAAATTTCATCAGGTCACTTGTTTAACGCTCTAGGGTTAGATAAAGCGAAATTCAGTATTGTTGACCCAGGTTCAGGTGCTGGTCTTTCTGGTTCGATTGCAAAAGCGTATGAGCGTGAAGAAGGTTGGTTTGGTTACTACTGGGCACCAACCGCTATTTTGGGCAAATATGATATGGTGAAAGTGGACTTTGGAAGTGGTGTCGATAAGGATGAATTCGTAAATTGCACAACATCTGAAGAGTGTGCAGATCCTAAAGTCACCATGTATCCGCCTTCTCCTGTTCACACAGTAACAACGGAAGAGTTTGCTTCACGTGCTCCAGCAGCTTATGAATATTTCACTAAGCGTGGTTTTACAAATGCAGACATGAACCGTTTACTGGCTTGGATGGAAGATAACCAAGCTGACAGTGAAGAAGCGATGACTCACTTCTTAGAAGAATACCCGCAAATTTGGCATAGCTGGGTATCTAAAGAAGTTGTCGCTAAAGTTGAAAAAGCACTTTAA
- a CDS encoding MFS transporter has translation MEHSKTLNGKPTSWKTPHNFLILISIVVPIAFSSWQALLNNFVIEKANFDGSDIGLLQSVREIPGFLAFTAVFVLLFLREQRFIILSLIMLAVGTAITGFFPSVAGLLCTTLLMSIGFHYFETLKQSLSLQWLTKDEAPEFLGKLISIGSLAALCTYGGLWVVLELIELDFKWVYLLAGGSALAIVIFIAMSFPEFESRTPQNKSLVLRKRYWLYYALTFMSGARRQIFVVFAGFLMVEKFGYSAADITLLFLVNYLFNWLFAKKIGRLIGRFGERNALLFEYAGLICVFVGYAFVDSAEWAAALYVVDHLFFAFALAIKTYFQKIADPADMASTAGVAFTINHIAAVVIPVTFGFLWLISPGSVFLVGAGMALISGILSFNVPAAPEEGNEVRWGQSFS, from the coding sequence ATGGAACATTCTAAAACACTCAACGGAAAACCTACTTCATGGAAAACGCCTCATAACTTTCTGATACTCATCTCTATAGTGGTGCCTATAGCTTTCTCGAGTTGGCAGGCACTGCTGAACAATTTTGTAATAGAGAAGGCAAACTTCGATGGCTCCGATATTGGGTTGCTACAAAGCGTGCGTGAAATTCCTGGTTTTCTAGCGTTTACCGCTGTCTTTGTTTTGCTGTTCCTCCGTGAGCAACGCTTCATTATTTTATCTTTGATCATGTTAGCGGTGGGTACTGCCATTACTGGCTTTTTTCCATCGGTAGCGGGTTTACTTTGTACTACGTTGTTGATGTCGATTGGTTTCCATTACTTCGAAACGTTAAAACAATCCTTATCGCTTCAATGGTTAACAAAAGACGAAGCGCCAGAGTTTCTTGGCAAACTCATTTCCATCGGTTCTTTGGCTGCTCTGTGTACCTATGGCGGCTTGTGGGTCGTGTTAGAGCTGATCGAATTGGATTTTAAGTGGGTATATTTGCTCGCTGGTGGCTCCGCCCTCGCGATTGTTATCTTTATTGCAATGTCATTTCCTGAATTCGAATCTAGAACCCCCCAGAATAAATCTCTGGTGCTTCGAAAGCGTTACTGGCTCTATTATGCCTTAACCTTCATGAGCGGGGCTCGTCGGCAGATATTCGTGGTTTTTGCCGGTTTTCTTATGGTCGAAAAATTTGGCTACAGTGCGGCAGACATTACGTTGTTATTTTTGGTTAACTATCTATTCAATTGGTTGTTTGCAAAGAAAATTGGTCGATTAATTGGTCGGTTTGGCGAGCGGAATGCACTGCTGTTTGAATATGCAGGGTTAATTTGTGTTTTCGTCGGGTACGCCTTTGTAGATTCAGCGGAGTGGGCTGCAGCGCTATATGTTGTTGATCATTTGTTCTTCGCATTTGCTTTAGCCATTAAGACTTATTTTCAAAAAATTGCCGATCCCGCAGATATGGCTTCAACGGCAGGTGTCGCCTTCACCATCAATCATATTGCCGCTGTTGTGATTCCGGTAACATTCGGCTTTTTGTGGTTGATTTCCCCTGGGAGTGTTTTCTTGGTTGGTGCTGGCATGGCATTGATTTCTGGCATTCTTTCTTTCAATGTACCAGCCGCTCCGGAAGAGGGTAACGAAGTGCGCTGGGGGCAAAGCTTTTCTTGA